The following coding sequences lie in one Rhinolophus ferrumequinum isolate MPI-CBG mRhiFer1 chromosome 16, mRhiFer1_v1.p, whole genome shotgun sequence genomic window:
- the NFKB2 gene encoding nuclear factor NF-kappa-B p100 subunit: protein MESCYDPDLDGIIEYDDFKFNPSIVEPKEPALDTADGPYLVIVEQPKQRGFRFRYGCEGPSHGGLPGASSEKGRKTYPTVKICNYEGPAKIEVDLVTHSDPPRAHAHSLVGKQCSELGVCAVSVGPKDMTAQFNNLGVLHVTKKNMMEIMIQKLQRQRLRSRPQGLTEAERRELEQEAKELKKVMDLSIVRLRFSAFLRASDGSFSLPLKPVISQPIHDSKSPGASNLKISRMDKTAGSVRGGDEVYLLCDKVQKDDIEVRFYEDDENGWQAFGDFSPTDVHKQYAIVFRTPPYHKMKIERPVTVFLQLKRKRGGDVSDSKQFTYYPLVEDKEEVQRKRRKALPTFSQPFGGGSHMGGGSGGSAGGYGGAGGGGGSLGFFPSSLAYSPYQSGPAPMGCYPGGGGGAQMAAGAPGRDAGEAAAERSASPEAPQPEPQAPELLQRAREYNARLFGLAQRSARALLDYGVTADARALLAGQRHLLMAQDENGDTPLHLAIIHGQTSVIEQIAHVIFHARHLGVVNLTNHLHQTPLHLAVITGQTSVVSFLLQVGADPALLDRHGDSAVHLALRAGASAPNLLRALLQSGVPAMPQLLHMPDFEGLYPVHLAVRARSPECLDLLVDSGAEVEAAERQGGRTALHLATEMEELGLVTHLVTKLRANVNARTFAGNTPLHLAAGLGSPTLTRLLLKAGADIHAENEEPLCPLPSPPTSGSDSDSEEPERDTHSNFRGHTPVDLTRSTKVKTLLLNAAQDTMALPLTPPSPAGPELPLEDTVLQNLEHLLDGPEAQGSWAELAERLGLRSLVDTYRKTTSPSGSLLRSYKLAGGDLAGLLEALSDMGLEEGVRLLRGPEARDKLPSTEVKEDSAYGSQSVEQETEKLRLSPEPPGGLCHGHPQPQVH from the exons ATGGAGAGTTGCTACGACCCA GATCTGGATGGCATCATTGAATACGATGATTTCAAATTCAACCCATCCATTGTGGAGCCCAAGGAGCCAGCCCTAGACACAG CTGATGGACCATACCTGGTGATTGTGGAACAGCCTAAGCAG CGAGGCTTCCGATTTCGATATGGCTGTGAAGGCCCCTCCCATGGAGGACTGCCAGGTGCCTCTAGTGAGAAGGGCCGGAAAACGTATCCCACTGTCAAG ATCTGTAACTACGAGGGACCAGCCAAGATCGAGGTGGACCTGGTAACGCACAGTGACCCACCTCGTGCTCACGCCCACAGCCTGGTGGGCAAGCAGTGCTCGGAACTGGGGGTCTGCGCCGTGTCTGTGGGGCCCAAGGACATGACTGCCCA aTTTAACAACCTGGGTGTCCTGCATGTGACCAAGAAGAACATGATGGAGATCATGATACAAAAACTTCAGAGGCAGCGACTCCGCTCCAGGCCTCAGGGCCTTACCG AGGCTGAACGTCGGGAGCTGGAGCAGGAGGCCAAGGAGCTGAAGAAGGTGATGGATCTGAGCATTGTGCGACTGCGCTTTTCTGCCTTCCTTCGAGCCAGTGATGGctccttctccctgcccctgAAACCTGTTATCTCCCAGCCCATCCACGACAGCA AGTCTCCTGGGGCCTCGAACCTGAAGATTTCCCGAATGGACAAGACAGCCGGCTCTGTGCGGGGTGGAGACGAGGTTTATCTACTTTGTGACAAGGTGCAGAAAG ATGACATTGAGGTTCGGTTCTATGAGGATGATGAGAATGGATGGCAGGCctttggggacttctctcccacAGATGTTCATAAACAG TATGCCATTGTGTTCAGGACGCCACCCTATCACAAGATGAAGATCGAGCGTCCTGTAACCGTTTTCCTGCAACTGAAACGCAAGCGTGGAGGGGATGTCTCTGATTCCAAACAGTTCACCTATTACCCGCTGGTGGAAG ACAAGGAGGAGGTGCAGCGGAAGCGAAGGAAAGCCTTGCCCACCTTCTCCCAGCCTTTCGGGGGCGGCTCCCACATGGGTGGAGGCTCTGGGGGCTCCGCTGGGGGTTatggaggagctggaggaggag GTGGCAGCCTCGGCTTTTTCCCCTCCTCCTTGGCCTACAGCCCCTACCAGTCCGGCCCGGCTCCAATGGGCTGTTACCCaggaggcgggggcggggcgcaAATGGCTGCCGGGGCGCCTGGCAGGGATGCTGGGGAAGCAGCAGCAGAACGGAGCGCGTCCCCCGAGGCCCCCCAACCTGAACCGCAAGCCCCGGAGCTACTGCAGCGAG CCCGGGAGTACAACGCGCGCCTGTTCGGCCTGGCGCAGCGCAGCGCCCGAGCCCTGCTGGACTACGGCGTCACGGCGGACGCGCGCGCGCTGCTGGCGGGACAGCGCCACCTGCTGATGGCGCAGGACGAGAACGGAGACAC gcCCCTGCACCTAGCTATCATCCACGGGCAGACCAGTGTCATCGAGCAGATAGCCCATGTCATCTTCCATGCCCGGCACCTCGGTGTTGTCAACCTCACCAACCACCTGCACCAG ACGCCCCTGCACCTGGCGGTGATCACCGGGCAGACCAGCGTGGTGAGCTTCCTGCTGCAGGTAGGCGCAGACCCAGCACTACTGGATCGGCACGGAGACTCAGCGGTGCACCTGGCACTGCGGGCAGGTGCCAGTGCCCCCAACCTGCTTCGTGCACTGCTGCAGAGTGGGGTTCCTGCCATGCCCCAACTGTTGCACATGCCGGACTTCGAAG GGCTGTACCCAGTGCACCTGGCGGTCCGTGCCCGAAGCCCCGAGTGCCTGGATCTGCTGGTGGACAGCGGTGCTGAAGTGGAGGCTGCAGAGCGGCAGGGGGGCCGAACAGCTCTGCATCTAGCCACAGAGATGGAGGAGCTGGGCTTGGTTACCCATCTGGTCACCAAG CTCCGTGCCAATGTGAATGCTCGAACCTTTGCGGGAAACACACCCTTACACCTGGCAGCTGGACTGGGATCCCCGACACTCACGCGCCTCCTTTTAAAGGCTG gtgCTGACATCCACGCAGAGAACGAGGAGCCCCTGTGCCCACTGCCTTCGCCCCCCACCTCTGGGAGCGACTCCGATTCTGAGGAGCCCGAGAGGGACACCCACAGCAACTTCCGGGGCCACACACCTGTGGACCTCACTCGCAGCACCAAG GTGAAGACCTTGCTGCTAAATGCTGCTCAGGACACCATGGCGCTCCCCCtgaccccacccagccctgcag GGCCAGAGCTGCCACTTGAGGATACAGTCCTACAGAACCTGGAGCATCTGCTAGATGGGCCAGAAGCTCAGGGAAGCTGGGCAGAGCTGGCAGAACGGCTGGGGCTGCGCAGTCTGGTGGACACTTATCGAAAGACGACCTCACCCAGCGGCAGCCTCCTGCGCAGTTACAAG ctGGCTGGTGGGGACTTGGCAGGCCTCCTGGAAGCTCTGTCTGACATGGGCCTAGAGGAAGGAGTGAGGCTGCTGAGGGGTCCCGAGGCCCGAGACAAGCTGCCCAGTACAG AAGTGAAGGAGGACAGCGCCTATGGGAGCCAGTCAGTGGAACAGGAGACCGAGAAGCTGCGCCTGTCCCCTGAGCCACCAGGAGGGCTCTGCCACGGGCACCCCCAGCCTCAGGTGCACTGA